A region from the Rhodamnia argentea isolate NSW1041297 chromosome 7, ASM2092103v1, whole genome shotgun sequence genome encodes:
- the LOC115742488 gene encoding transcriptional regulator ATRX isoform X3, with the protein MEEFGATRFGILGSTVRKKRTRAARRPRPDSHSYEGHDLSPLSSAPASDDASKVSSDDNIGGDTNSRRKEFNLNQCVIRVSSGAGDSEKLQKKQGNLDGISSLDKRTGLQGIPWKDFSKGGFRFGKEDSSMGKMAGRNMPGKQGDTSEPVRKSKRVPKKRLMDGEFNDDEDDELRYLEKLKTSKMGGGCREDDDGSSKKQRKLASVSDIERLGAFKGSKDGRKKPRTDRISDDTDYDEEDETGSDGELQGRKKKRQKKESVDTLMDNNRKEMTLTTRQRALQSSKDASVATGSIEYPNGLPPAPPRKQKEKLSDVEQQLKKAEAAQRRRMQNEKAARESEAEAIRKILGQDSSRKKREDKIKKRQEELAEEKAANESIRASNCIRWVMGPSGTVVTFPNEMGLPSIFDSKSNSYPPPRETCVGPACNNPYKYRDSKTKLPLCSLQCYQAVQEKMLTGAIC; encoded by the exons ATGGAGGAATTTGGCGCTACTCGATTTGGTATTCTTGGTAGCACTGTGAGAAAGAAGAGGACCCGAGCAGCTCGCCGTCCTCGACCTGACTCACATTCATATGAAGGTCATGATCTTTCACCATTGTCGTCAGCCCCAGCTTCAGACGATGCGAGCAAGGTCTCCAGTGATGACAATATTGGAGGGGACACTAATTCCAGGAGAAAGGAGTTTAACCTCAACCAATGTGTCATCCGTGTTTCGTCTGGGGCAGGTGATTCTGAGAAACTGCAGAAGAAG CAGGGAAATTTAGATGGTATTTCTTCTCTAGATAAGAGGACCGGCTTGCAGGGCATTCCTTGGAAAGATTTTTCAAAAGGTGGCTTTAGATTTGGGAAAGAAGACTCTTCGATGGGGAAAATGGCTGGAAGGAACATGCCTGGTAAACAAGGGGATACATCTGAACCTGTTCGCAAGAGCAAGCGGGTGCCCAAGAAACGGTTAATGGATGGTGAGTtcaatgatgatgaagatgatgagctgCGGTATCTGGAGAAACTTAAAACTTCGAAGATGGGCGGGGGCTGtagggaagatgatgatggaTCAAGCAAGAAACAGCGCAAACTTGCCAGTGTGTCTGACATAGAACGACTTGGTGCATTCAAAGGCAGCAAGGATGGGAGGAAGAAGCCAAGAACAGACAGGATTTCTGATGATACGGAttatgacgaagaagatgaaactGGATCTGATGGTGAACTTCAAggtagaaagaagaaaaggcagaAGAAAGAATCTGTGGATACCTTGATGGATAATAACAGAAAGGAAATGACTCTCACAACCCGTCAACGGGCCCTGCAATCTAGTAAAGATGCCTCAGTTGCAACTGGTTCAATTGAATACCCCAATGGATTACCACCTGCGCCCCCAAGAA AACAAAAGGAGAAACTCTCAGACGTTGAGCAACAACTTAAGAAGGCTGAGGCTGCACAGAGACGTCGAATGCAAAACGAAAAGGCTGCACGAGAGTCTGAG GCTGAGGCTATTAGGAAAATACTCGGGCAAGATTCCAGCAGAAAGAAACGGGAAGATAAGATAAAGAAGCGTCAGGAGGAATTGGCAGAG GAGAAAGCTGCCAACGAATCGATCCGCGCATCGAATTGCATTAGGTGGGTCATGGGTCCATCGGGGACTGTTGTTACATTTCCGAATGAGATGGGTCTCCCAAGTATATTTGATTCCAAAAGTAACAG TTATCCTCCGCCTCGAGAAACTTGTGTTGGGCCAGCGTGCAATAACCCTTATAAGTATCGGGACTCAAAGACAAAGCTTCCTCTTTGCAGTCTTCAATGTTATCAGGCAGTTCAGGAAAAGATGCTCACAGGAGCAATATGCTGA
- the LOC115742488 gene encoding transcriptional regulator ATRX isoform X1, with amino-acid sequence MEEFGATRFGILGSTVRKKRTRAARRPRPDSHSYEGHDLSPLSSAPASDDASKVSSDDNIGGDTNSRRKEFNLNQCVIRVSSGAGDSEKLQKKVRRDDEAFDALNDNEPGRSGSSNKRSSEGVLAPANWKGTSKAPDNYGGRNGESQGPGQLAMTLDGLGNESKVKKVKLKVGGVTRTISTSNGTHESGSFAKSSRALDSLKPRQRLNFEQGNLDGISSLDKRTGLQGIPWKDFSKGGFRFGKEDSSMGKMAGRNMPGKQGDTSEPVRKSKRVPKKRLMDGEFNDDEDDELRYLEKLKTSKMGGGCREDDDGSSKKQRKLASVSDIERLGAFKGSKDGRKKPRTDRISDDTDYDEEDETGSDGELQGRKKKRQKKESVDTLMDNNRKEMTLTTRQRALQSSKDASVATGSIEYPNGLPPAPPRKQKEKLSDVEQQLKKAEAAQRRRMQNEKAARESEAEAIRKILGQDSSRKKREDKIKKRQEELAEEKAANESIRASNCIRWVMGPSGTVVTFPNEMGLPSIFDSKSNSYPPPRETCVGPACNNPYKYRDSKTKLPLCSLQCYQAVQEKMLTGAIC; translated from the exons ATGGAGGAATTTGGCGCTACTCGATTTGGTATTCTTGGTAGCACTGTGAGAAAGAAGAGGACCCGAGCAGCTCGCCGTCCTCGACCTGACTCACATTCATATGAAGGTCATGATCTTTCACCATTGTCGTCAGCCCCAGCTTCAGACGATGCGAGCAAGGTCTCCAGTGATGACAATATTGGAGGGGACACTAATTCCAGGAGAAAGGAGTTTAACCTCAACCAATGTGTCATCCGTGTTTCGTCTGGGGCAGGTGATTCTGAGAAACTGCAGAAGAAGGTGAGGAGGGATGACGAAGCTTTTGATGCACTTAATGATAATGAGCCTGGACGAAGTGGGTCTAGTAACAAGCGATCTAGTGAAGGTGTTCTGGCCCCAGCTAATTGGAAAGGCACCAGTAAGGCTCCTGATAATTATGGGGGGAGGAATGGTGAAAGTCAAGGTCCAGGGCAGTTAGCCATGACTTTAGATGGATTAGGAAATGAAAGCAAGGTCAAGAAAGTAAAACTAAAAGTGGGAGGTGTTACTCGTACAATTTCCACTTCTAATGGCACGCACGAGAGCGGGTCTTTTGCGAAGAGTTCGCGAGCTTTAGATTCTTTGAAACCAAGGCAAAGGCTGAATTTTGAG CAGGGAAATTTAGATGGTATTTCTTCTCTAGATAAGAGGACCGGCTTGCAGGGCATTCCTTGGAAAGATTTTTCAAAAGGTGGCTTTAGATTTGGGAAAGAAGACTCTTCGATGGGGAAAATGGCTGGAAGGAACATGCCTGGTAAACAAGGGGATACATCTGAACCTGTTCGCAAGAGCAAGCGGGTGCCCAAGAAACGGTTAATGGATGGTGAGTtcaatgatgatgaagatgatgagctgCGGTATCTGGAGAAACTTAAAACTTCGAAGATGGGCGGGGGCTGtagggaagatgatgatggaTCAAGCAAGAAACAGCGCAAACTTGCCAGTGTGTCTGACATAGAACGACTTGGTGCATTCAAAGGCAGCAAGGATGGGAGGAAGAAGCCAAGAACAGACAGGATTTCTGATGATACGGAttatgacgaagaagatgaaactGGATCTGATGGTGAACTTCAAggtagaaagaagaaaaggcagaAGAAAGAATCTGTGGATACCTTGATGGATAATAACAGAAAGGAAATGACTCTCACAACCCGTCAACGGGCCCTGCAATCTAGTAAAGATGCCTCAGTTGCAACTGGTTCAATTGAATACCCCAATGGATTACCACCTGCGCCCCCAAGAA AACAAAAGGAGAAACTCTCAGACGTTGAGCAACAACTTAAGAAGGCTGAGGCTGCACAGAGACGTCGAATGCAAAACGAAAAGGCTGCACGAGAGTCTGAG GCTGAGGCTATTAGGAAAATACTCGGGCAAGATTCCAGCAGAAAGAAACGGGAAGATAAGATAAAGAAGCGTCAGGAGGAATTGGCAGAG GAGAAAGCTGCCAACGAATCGATCCGCGCATCGAATTGCATTAGGTGGGTCATGGGTCCATCGGGGACTGTTGTTACATTTCCGAATGAGATGGGTCTCCCAAGTATATTTGATTCCAAAAGTAACAG TTATCCTCCGCCTCGAGAAACTTGTGTTGGGCCAGCGTGCAATAACCCTTATAAGTATCGGGACTCAAAGACAAAGCTTCCTCTTTGCAGTCTTCAATGTTATCAGGCAGTTCAGGAAAAGATGCTCACAGGAGCAATATGCTGA
- the LOC115742488 gene encoding cylicin-2 isoform X4: MEEFGATRFGILGSTVRKKRTRAARRPRPDSHSYEGHDLSPLSSAPASDDASKVSSDDNIGGDTNSRRKEFNLNQCVIRVSSGAGDSEKLQKKGNLDGISSLDKRTGLQGIPWKDFSKGGFRFGKEDSSMGKMAGRNMPGKQGDTSEPVRKSKRVPKKRLMDGEFNDDEDDELRYLEKLKTSKMGGGCREDDDGSSKKQRKLASVSDIERLGAFKGSKDGRKKPRTDRISDDTDYDEEDETGSDGELQGRKKKRQKKESVDTLMDNNRKEMTLTTRQRALQSSKDASVATGSIEYPNGLPPAPPRKQKEKLSDVEQQLKKAEAAQRRRMQNEKAARESEAEAIRKILGQDSSRKKREDKIKKRQEELAEEKAANESIRASNCIRWVMGPSGTVVTFPNEMGLPSIFDSKSNSYPPPRETCVGPACNNPYKYRDSKTKLPLCSLQCYQAVQEKMLTGAIC, translated from the exons ATGGAGGAATTTGGCGCTACTCGATTTGGTATTCTTGGTAGCACTGTGAGAAAGAAGAGGACCCGAGCAGCTCGCCGTCCTCGACCTGACTCACATTCATATGAAGGTCATGATCTTTCACCATTGTCGTCAGCCCCAGCTTCAGACGATGCGAGCAAGGTCTCCAGTGATGACAATATTGGAGGGGACACTAATTCCAGGAGAAAGGAGTTTAACCTCAACCAATGTGTCATCCGTGTTTCGTCTGGGGCAGGTGATTCTGAGAAACTGCAGAAGAAG GGAAATTTAGATGGTATTTCTTCTCTAGATAAGAGGACCGGCTTGCAGGGCATTCCTTGGAAAGATTTTTCAAAAGGTGGCTTTAGATTTGGGAAAGAAGACTCTTCGATGGGGAAAATGGCTGGAAGGAACATGCCTGGTAAACAAGGGGATACATCTGAACCTGTTCGCAAGAGCAAGCGGGTGCCCAAGAAACGGTTAATGGATGGTGAGTtcaatgatgatgaagatgatgagctgCGGTATCTGGAGAAACTTAAAACTTCGAAGATGGGCGGGGGCTGtagggaagatgatgatggaTCAAGCAAGAAACAGCGCAAACTTGCCAGTGTGTCTGACATAGAACGACTTGGTGCATTCAAAGGCAGCAAGGATGGGAGGAAGAAGCCAAGAACAGACAGGATTTCTGATGATACGGAttatgacgaagaagatgaaactGGATCTGATGGTGAACTTCAAggtagaaagaagaaaaggcagaAGAAAGAATCTGTGGATACCTTGATGGATAATAACAGAAAGGAAATGACTCTCACAACCCGTCAACGGGCCCTGCAATCTAGTAAAGATGCCTCAGTTGCAACTGGTTCAATTGAATACCCCAATGGATTACCACCTGCGCCCCCAAGAA AACAAAAGGAGAAACTCTCAGACGTTGAGCAACAACTTAAGAAGGCTGAGGCTGCACAGAGACGTCGAATGCAAAACGAAAAGGCTGCACGAGAGTCTGAG GCTGAGGCTATTAGGAAAATACTCGGGCAAGATTCCAGCAGAAAGAAACGGGAAGATAAGATAAAGAAGCGTCAGGAGGAATTGGCAGAG GAGAAAGCTGCCAACGAATCGATCCGCGCATCGAATTGCATTAGGTGGGTCATGGGTCCATCGGGGACTGTTGTTACATTTCCGAATGAGATGGGTCTCCCAAGTATATTTGATTCCAAAAGTAACAG TTATCCTCCGCCTCGAGAAACTTGTGTTGGGCCAGCGTGCAATAACCCTTATAAGTATCGGGACTCAAAGACAAAGCTTCCTCTTTGCAGTCTTCAATGTTATCAGGCAGTTCAGGAAAAGATGCTCACAGGAGCAATATGCTGA
- the LOC115742488 gene encoding transcriptional regulator ATRX isoform X2 has product MEEFGATRFGILGSTVRKKRTRAARRPRPDSHSYEGHDLSPLSSAPASDDASKVSSDDNIGGDTNSRRKEFNLNQCVIRVSSGAGDSEKLQKKVRRDDEAFDALNDNEPGRSGSSNKRSSEGVLAPANWKGTSKAPDNYGGRNGESQGPGQLAMTLDGLGNESKVKKVKLKVGGVTRTISTSNGTHESGSFAKSSRALDSLKPRQRLNFEGNLDGISSLDKRTGLQGIPWKDFSKGGFRFGKEDSSMGKMAGRNMPGKQGDTSEPVRKSKRVPKKRLMDGEFNDDEDDELRYLEKLKTSKMGGGCREDDDGSSKKQRKLASVSDIERLGAFKGSKDGRKKPRTDRISDDTDYDEEDETGSDGELQGRKKKRQKKESVDTLMDNNRKEMTLTTRQRALQSSKDASVATGSIEYPNGLPPAPPRKQKEKLSDVEQQLKKAEAAQRRRMQNEKAARESEAEAIRKILGQDSSRKKREDKIKKRQEELAEEKAANESIRASNCIRWVMGPSGTVVTFPNEMGLPSIFDSKSNSYPPPRETCVGPACNNPYKYRDSKTKLPLCSLQCYQAVQEKMLTGAIC; this is encoded by the exons ATGGAGGAATTTGGCGCTACTCGATTTGGTATTCTTGGTAGCACTGTGAGAAAGAAGAGGACCCGAGCAGCTCGCCGTCCTCGACCTGACTCACATTCATATGAAGGTCATGATCTTTCACCATTGTCGTCAGCCCCAGCTTCAGACGATGCGAGCAAGGTCTCCAGTGATGACAATATTGGAGGGGACACTAATTCCAGGAGAAAGGAGTTTAACCTCAACCAATGTGTCATCCGTGTTTCGTCTGGGGCAGGTGATTCTGAGAAACTGCAGAAGAAGGTGAGGAGGGATGACGAAGCTTTTGATGCACTTAATGATAATGAGCCTGGACGAAGTGGGTCTAGTAACAAGCGATCTAGTGAAGGTGTTCTGGCCCCAGCTAATTGGAAAGGCACCAGTAAGGCTCCTGATAATTATGGGGGGAGGAATGGTGAAAGTCAAGGTCCAGGGCAGTTAGCCATGACTTTAGATGGATTAGGAAATGAAAGCAAGGTCAAGAAAGTAAAACTAAAAGTGGGAGGTGTTACTCGTACAATTTCCACTTCTAATGGCACGCACGAGAGCGGGTCTTTTGCGAAGAGTTCGCGAGCTTTAGATTCTTTGAAACCAAGGCAAAGGCTGAATTTTGAG GGAAATTTAGATGGTATTTCTTCTCTAGATAAGAGGACCGGCTTGCAGGGCATTCCTTGGAAAGATTTTTCAAAAGGTGGCTTTAGATTTGGGAAAGAAGACTCTTCGATGGGGAAAATGGCTGGAAGGAACATGCCTGGTAAACAAGGGGATACATCTGAACCTGTTCGCAAGAGCAAGCGGGTGCCCAAGAAACGGTTAATGGATGGTGAGTtcaatgatgatgaagatgatgagctgCGGTATCTGGAGAAACTTAAAACTTCGAAGATGGGCGGGGGCTGtagggaagatgatgatggaTCAAGCAAGAAACAGCGCAAACTTGCCAGTGTGTCTGACATAGAACGACTTGGTGCATTCAAAGGCAGCAAGGATGGGAGGAAGAAGCCAAGAACAGACAGGATTTCTGATGATACGGAttatgacgaagaagatgaaactGGATCTGATGGTGAACTTCAAggtagaaagaagaaaaggcagaAGAAAGAATCTGTGGATACCTTGATGGATAATAACAGAAAGGAAATGACTCTCACAACCCGTCAACGGGCCCTGCAATCTAGTAAAGATGCCTCAGTTGCAACTGGTTCAATTGAATACCCCAATGGATTACCACCTGCGCCCCCAAGAA AACAAAAGGAGAAACTCTCAGACGTTGAGCAACAACTTAAGAAGGCTGAGGCTGCACAGAGACGTCGAATGCAAAACGAAAAGGCTGCACGAGAGTCTGAG GCTGAGGCTATTAGGAAAATACTCGGGCAAGATTCCAGCAGAAAGAAACGGGAAGATAAGATAAAGAAGCGTCAGGAGGAATTGGCAGAG GAGAAAGCTGCCAACGAATCGATCCGCGCATCGAATTGCATTAGGTGGGTCATGGGTCCATCGGGGACTGTTGTTACATTTCCGAATGAGATGGGTCTCCCAAGTATATTTGATTCCAAAAGTAACAG TTATCCTCCGCCTCGAGAAACTTGTGTTGGGCCAGCGTGCAATAACCCTTATAAGTATCGGGACTCAAAGACAAAGCTTCCTCTTTGCAGTCTTCAATGTTATCAGGCAGTTCAGGAAAAGATGCTCACAGGAGCAATATGCTGA
- the LOC115742568 gene encoding uncharacterized protein LOC115742568, which yields MGRKVEKLPNPAAFLREPFHVLATTLLALLLPLSFLLASRLSLSGYFFSSLAPADHALEPIALLFSLFFDTNPTLLLVLLSILGIATLVHCLAGHIDVLGKLVGSVHRPGLYLAWVLLCASQICLLLGIGGSLVLGVVKGSSFSYEPSSFRKALLFIGLHETMANWCRVVVKPVVDDMVLGFPREERWTERAAAATSFGGLWWWRMREEVESLVVVPEVKMELLMGVGVADFLAWWLYYLTVTIGMVQIVKGFMRLGMTFSRRFTGNSGDDSKYFPGPGPGLYGVDRHQWSVQLDHTSTPLGRTIRIDVL from the coding sequence ATGGGACGGAAGGTGGAGAAGCTCCCGAATCCAGCAGCGTTTCTGAGAGAACCGTTTCACGTCTTGGCCACGACGCTCCTCGCccttctcctccctctctcgttCCTGCTCGCGTCGAGGCTCTCTCTTTCCGGCTACTTCTTCAGCAGCCTTGCCCCTGCGGATCACGCCCTCGAGCCAATCgccctcctcttctctctcttcttcgacACCAACCCGACTCTCCTCCTTGTCCTTCTCTCCATCCTCGGCATTGCCACCCTTGTTCATTGCCTCGCCGGCCACATCGACGTCCTCGGCAAGTTGGTCGGCTCGGTCCACCGGCCTGGCCTTTACTTGGCCTGGGTCTTGCTATGCGCGTCCCAAATTTGCCTCCTTTTAGGCATCGGGGGGAGCTTAGTTCTTGGAGTAGTTAAAGGCTCAAGCTTTAGCTATGAGCCGAGTTCGTTCAGGAAGGCCCTGTTGTTTATAGGATTGCATGAGACCATGGCCAACTGGTGCAGGGTGGTGGTGAAGCCAGTGGTGGACGACATGGTTCTTGGGTTCCCTAGGGAGGAGAGGTGGACCGAGAGGGCAGCGGCAGCCACGAGCTTCGGTGGCCTGTGGTGGTGGAGGATGAGGGAGGAAGTCGAGTCGCTGGTGGTGGTTCCCGAGGTGAAGATGGAGCTCTTGATGGGCGTCGGAGTGGCCGACTTTCTGGCTTGGTGGTTGTATTACTTGACTGTGACTATTGGGATGGTCCAGATTGTCAAGGGCTTCATGCGGCTTGGAATGACTTTTTCCAGAAGGTTCACCGGAAACTCTGGCGACGACAGCAAATACTTTCCAGGACCCGGACCTGGTCTGTATGGAGTGGATAGGCACCAATGGTCAGTTCAGCTCGATCATACTTCGACTCCACTTGGTCGAACAATCCGAATAGATGTATTATAG